The Nisaea sp. genomic interval TACCGGAGCGGATTTCAGGCAGCGCGAAGGTCGCATGATCGGCGGCGAGGATGATATCGGCGGAAAGCGCCAGTTCCAGCCCGCCACCGCAGCAAATCCCGTTCACAGCCGCGATCACCGGCTTGTTCAGACCACGGAGTTCCTGCAGACCGCCAAAGCCGCCGACGCCGTAATCGCCATCAACTTCATCGCCTGCCGCCGCCGCTTTCAGATCCCAGCCCGGGCAGAAGAACTTCTCGCCCGCTCCGGTGACGATGCAGACCCGCAGTTCCGGATCGTCACGGAAGGCGGCGAAAGTGTCCCCCATGATCCGGCTGGTCGCGAGATCGATAGCGTTCGCCTTGGGCCGGTCCAGCGTGACTTCAAGCACATGGCCATCGCGCCGGGTCTTAATCGGGCCTTCACTCATTGTCGTCTCCCATCCTGATCAGGGCATCCACTGCAACCGCGCCCTCTGGCAAACAGAGCAGCGGGTTGATTTCCACTTCGCTGACCCGCCCATCCTGGGCGGCTACGAAATCCTGTACCGCCCGCACGGCGGCGACAATCGCAGCCCTGTCTGCGGGTGGCGCCCCGCGATAACCATCCAGCAACGGCGCGATGCGCAGCCTGTCCAGCGCCGCCTCTATCTCCGTGTCCGACGCAGGCAGCAGCAGGGTCACGCTGTCCTTCAGTATCTCCGTCTGCACGCCGCCGGCGGCAAGCGTCAGCAAATAACCATGCGCCGGATCCAGCGTCACGCCGACCAGCAATTCCGCAACCGCTCCCGAGACCATCCGCTCGACAAGGAACTGCTCAGTCGGCATGGCGTCAGCGGCCGCCCTCACCTCTTCGGTACTTGTGAGCCCGATCCGGACAGCGCCCGCCTCAGTCTTGTGCGCAATCCCGAGGCCTTTCAACACTAGGGGAAAACCAATCTCTCCAGCGGCGGTCACCGCACTTTCCGCATCCGATGCTTCGATGCTTTTCGGCACGGAAAGGCCGTGATGGGCCAGAGCGTCTTTCGCCTCCCGCTCCGCATAAGTACGTAGGTGCTCCGGCACCCCGGGAAGAAGCAGTGGCTCAGCACGCACGTGATCCGCCCCGAGCCAGGCCGCGGCGGCAATCGCAGTCAAGGCCTCATCCATGCCGGTGAATGGCACGATACCCAGGTCAAACAGGGTTTCCGCCACCTTTTCGGGAAGGTTCTCCGGCAGCGACGCCACGATCGCCATCGGCTTTCCGCTGTTCGTCATCGTCTTGTGGACCGCGCGGATCACCTGATCCCATTCGGCCGCCCCACCGAGCTCCACCTTCGGAAAGTCGAGCACCACGATCCCGAGAGCAAGGCTGCCGCCCTGCATCATGGCCGTAAAGGTCCGTTCGATGGCGGCTTCGTCGCCCCAGATATAGGTGTGGTAATCGAGCGGGTTGGCGAGCGTCACTTTCGCCCCGAGGCTCTCGGCAAGATCCGCCCGCTGCCCGTCTTCCAGCGGCGGATAGACCACGCCGCGCGACAGGCCCGTGTCGGCCATCAGGCTGGCCTCACCGCCGGAGCAGGACATGGAAGCGATCCTGTTCGAAGGCAGGGGGCCCGTCACATGCAGCAGCTTCAGGGACTCCAGCAAGGCCGGTAGACTTCGGATCTCTGCGATGCCAAGCCGCTCAAGCAGCGCTGACGCGCCCGCATCGCTTCCCGCGAGGGAGGCCGTGTGAGAGACAGCTCCCGTGCGCGCTTCCTCGGATCGGCCGACCTTCAGCGCCACGATAGGTTTACCGAGTGTGCGCGCCTTCTCCGACAGTGTCTCGAAAGCCCGTAGATCTCCCACACCCTCGATATAAAGACCAAGTGCCGTCACCCGGGGGTCATCCAGCAGACACATACCGACTTCGGCGAAACCGGTCTGTGCCTGATTGCCGACGGTCACGACATAGGCAAGCGGCAAGCCGCGCCGCTGCATGGTCAGATTGATCGCGATGTTGGAGGACTGGGCGACAATGGCGACACCACGGTCGACCGGCTTTCCGCCATGCAGGTCCGGCCAGAGCGCCGCACCGTCGAGATAATTGATCAGCCCATAGCAGTTCGGGCCGAGCAGGACCATGTCGCCCGCGACCTCCAGCAGCTTTTCCTGCAGGGCCGCACCGTCACCGGTCTCCCTGTCCGCCTCGCGAAAACCGCTGGCGAAACAGACGGCACCGCCCGCGCCCATCTCCGACAGCTCCGCCACCGCATCGACGGTGGCATGGCGGTTGATGCCGATAAAGGTGGCGTCAGGAGCGTCCGGCAGATCGGCAATCGAAGCGTAAGTCGGAGCGCCCGCGATCTCCACCCGCTTTGGATGGATCGGCCAGAGCGCCCCCTCGAAGCCGATCTTGCGGCATTCGGCAACGACATTGGCACACCAGGCGCCGCCCCCGATCACCGCGATGGATTGAGGCCGGAGCAGCCGTTCAAGAGCCGATGACATGCGGCGTCAGGCGCCCAGCGGCCGGAGAAGTTCCCGGCTGATGATGTGACGCTGGATTTCAGACGTGCCGTCCCAGATCCGCTCGACCCTGGCATCCCGCCAGAACCGCTCGATCGGGAAATCGTCCATCAGACCCATGCCGCCATAGATCTGCAGGGTGGCATCCGTCACCCGGGCCAGCATCTCCGAGGCATAGACCTTGGCGCTGGCGATCTCCCGGTTTGCAGGCAGCCCCTGATCGAGCCTCCAGGCCGACGCGAGTGTCAGCCAGTCGGCCGCATCGATCTCCGTGATCATGTCCGCGAGCTGGAAGCTGATGCCCTGGAACTTGCCGATGGCCTGACCGAACTGCTTGCGCTCGGCGGCATAGGCAAGCCCCATGTCGAAACAGCGCCGGGCCCGGCCGACGGCCATGGTGGCGACCGTGATACGGGTAGCGTAAAGCCATTCGTTCATTACCTCGAACCCGCCATCGACCTCGCCCAGAACCTGGGCATCCGGCAGACGGCAATCGTCGAATTCGAGGATCATGTTCTTGTAGCCGCGGTGGCTGACGGACTTGTATCCGTCGCGGATGGTGAAGCCCGGCGTGCCCCGGTCCACCAGGAAAGTGGTGATCCGCTTCTTCGGGCCGCGCGGGGTGTCGTCCTCACCGGTCGCCACGAAGACGATGATGAAATCCGCATGGTCGGCGCCGGAGATGAAATGCTTGCTGCCGTTCAGCACCCAGTCGCCACCGTCCCGCTTCGCAGCACAGGTCATGCCGCGCACGTCCGAGCCCGCTCCCGGCTCCGTCATGGCCAGCGCATCCATCCGCTCGCCCTTGACCGCCGGAGTCAGGTAACGCTCGATCTGGTCGCCCTTGCAGGCCATCAGAATGTTCTGCGGACGGCCAAAGAAATGGGTCAGCGCCATGGAACCGCGGCCAAGCTCGCGCTCGACCAGCGCGAACTCAAGATGGCTCAATCCGCCGCCGCCGACACTTTCGGGAAAGTTCGAGGCGTAGAAGCCAAGATCGAGGGTCTTCTGCTTGATCGCCTCGGCCAGCTCGGGGCGGACCTCGCCAGTCCGCTCGACCTCTGCCTCATGCGGGTAGATCTCGTTCTCAACGAAACCCCGCACCGTGGAGACGATCATCTCCTGCTCTTCTGTCAGCCCGAAATGCATCAGAGCACCTCCGAAGGATCCGGTTGCGGCAGCTTGGCATGGGTCGCCGCGAGGGCTTCCAATTTTTCCAGAACGGACGCATCCGGCACGGAGGAGCTGCGGGTTGTCAGATCCACATGGATCATGAGCTGCTCGCCCGTCGCCAGTTCCTCGCCCGTCTCGTTCTTCATGCGGTGGAAGACGCGGTACTTCTTGCCCTTGCCTTCAAGCACCTGACTGTCGACATGGATGCGCTGACCGGCGAGGGTTTCGTTCAGGTAGCGGATGCGGCTGTCGACCGTGAAATAGCTTTTGCCGCTGTCGATATAGGCGGCATCGGCGCCGACCAGCTTCATCATCGCGTCGGCCGCGTCCGAGAAGACCTGGCCATAGCGGCTCTCGTTCATGTGGCCGTTATAATCCGTCCAGTCGACCGGGACGATCCGGTCGACTGAGCGCACCAGTGCGCCTTCAGCCGCCGGTTTGGCCAGCGTGTCTTCATGTTCGGCGATCAGTTTGCCGACAGCTGCGCCCTGACCTTTCAGAGCCCGCATCATGGCGACGAGGTTGTTGTCCCGCAGCCTTTCCAGCTCACGGATAGACAGTGCGCCGGACTGGGCGTCGGACTGGTCCGCGATCTGTTTCACCAGATCGTCGGTCAGCTCCGGCACGTCCATCAGCTTGGTCCAGGGCCATTGCAGGCACGGGCCGAACTGGGCGATGAAGTGGGCCATGCCCGCTTCGCCGCCAGCAATCCGGTATGTCTCGAACAGGCCCATCTGCGCCCAGCGCAGGCCGAAACCGTAGCGGATCGCATTGTCGATCTCTTCGGTGGTCGCGACACCGTCCTTCACCAGCCAGAGCGCCTCGCGCCAGACAGCTTCGAGGAAGCGGTCGGCGATATGGGCGTCGATCTCGGCCCGGACCCGAAGCGGGTAGCAACCAACGGAACGCAACAGGCCCTCGGCCTTCTCGATCACTCCGAGGTCCGCCCCCGGCCCCGGCACCACTTCGATCAGCGGCAGCAGATAGACCGGGTTGAACGGATGGGCGACAAAGATACGTCCCGGATTTACAGCCCCCTCACCCAGCTCCGAGGGTTTGAAGCCGGAAGTAGAAGAGCCGATCGGCGTCTGCACACCGGTGGCCGCCTCGATCTCCGCGAAAACCTTGTGTTTCAGGTCAAGCCGCTCGGGTACGCTCTCCTGGATCCAGTCAACACCGGTGACCGCATCCGCAATGGTCTCGACATGGCTCAGCGCGCCTTCCGCCGGGAGCGCCGTTTCATACAGCATCGGCAGGGCATGCCGGGCATTGCCCAGCACCTCCGCCATTTTGCGCTCGGCTTCCGCATCCGGATCGAACAGCCGCACATCCCAGCCGTTCAGCAGGAAGCGCGCCGCCCAGGCACCGCCAATGACGCCGCCGCCAATAATGGCGGCCGTTTTGCGTGCAGTGCTCATTTCGGCGCCCGCTTCACGAGGCCGAGTTTCTTGCGGACGGCGTCCGGCCCAATCACAGTCGCACCGAGATTTTCGATGATGGTGACCGCCTTCTCGACAAGCTGAGCGTTGGTCGCAAGCTGTCCCTTGGCAAGCCAGAGATTGTCTTCCAGGCCGACCCGGACGTTACCGCCCGCCAGCACAGAAGCCGCAACATAGGGCATCTGGTGACGCCCGAGAGCGAAGGCCGACCAGTTCCAGTCCGCCGGCACGTTGTTGACCATGGCCATCAGCGTGTTCAGATCGTCCGGCGCGCCCCACGGCACGCCCATGCAGAGCTGCACCAGGGCGGGGCTTTCCAGCACACCGTCATCAACCAGTTTCTTGGCGAGCCAGAGGTGGCCTGTATCGAAAGCCTCGATCTCCGGCTTCACACCGAGCTTCGTCATCATCGAGCCCATCGCCTCGAGCATGCCCGGGGTGTTGGTCATGACGTAGTCTTTTTCAGCAAAATTCATCGTGCCGCAATCGAGCGTGCAGAGCTCCGGCAGGCACTCGGCGATGTGGGCAACCCGCTCCTCGGCACCGATCATGTCCGTGCCCTCAATCAACGGCAGCGGCTGGGACGGGCTGCCGAACACCAGATCCCCGCCCATGCCGGAGGTCAGGTTCAGCACCACGTCGACCTCGGAGTCGCGAATACGGTCCGTCAGTTCGCGATAGAGCTTCAGATCACGCGCCGGCGCGCCGGTTTCAGGATCGCGCACATGGCAATGCACCACGGCCGCGCCTGCCTTTGCCGCCGCGATCGCGCTCTCAGCGATCTGCTGAGGACTCCGCGGCACATGAGGGCTGCGATCCTGCGTGCCTCCGGAACCTGTTACGGCACAGGTAATGAAAACCTCACGGTTCATGTCGAGCGGCATCGCGATCTCCCAAAAGCAGTCTTTCAATCAACATCAGCCTAGGATGCGTTGACAGGGACCATCATGCCGTTTTAGCTCATTATCATGCCCATTTGGATCAATCAGAGCGACGGCACCCAGGAAATCGCGGTCCTGCTGTTCAACCGCTTTTCCAATTATTGCCTCGCCAACACCGTCGAGCCGATGCGGGCGGCGAACGATGCGCTCGGCCGCACGGCCTATCGCTGGCGGCTTCTCAGCCTGGATGGCGAGCCAGTCACCTCATCAAGCGGCATGCAGCTGATGCCCGACGGCAAACTGTCGGACGTGCCGGGCGGAGATGCATTGTTTATCCTGCCAAGCTATGCCTACCGAACCTTCGGCACACCCGCCTGCCTCGACGCACTCCGGGCGGCAGCGCGCCGGTTCGAGACCCTGGCCGGGCTTGATGCCGGAAGCTGGCTGCTGGCGGAAGCGGGGCTGCTGAACGGCTACAGTGCGACCATCCATTTCGACGAGTTCGACCGGTTCTCCGAGCGTTTCCCGGAGGTGACCGCGCGCCGGGAGCGCTGGATCGTCGATCGCGACCGGATGAGCGCCGGCGGCGCCACGACCGCCTTCGAACTGATGCAGCACCTGATTGCCTCAACACATGGCGCCGCAGTCTCAATCGAGATCGCCGGGCTTTTCATGCAAGGAGACGAGAGTGCCGGCGCGCGCGGTGGACCGACGCCAGGTGACCGCCGGGTGCAAAGGGCGCTGACAGTGATGCGGGGCAATCTGGAAACACCGTTATCTGTTGCTGATCTGGCCCGCGCCGCCGGATGCCGGCAACGCGATCTCGAAGTCCGCTTCCGCCGGGCCTTCGGGGCAACGCCAAGGACCGTCTACCGTCAGCTCCGCATGGCGGAAGCCCTTCGGCTGGTGCGTGACGGCGATCTCTCGATTGCGGAGATCTCCCTGCGCTGCGGCTATTCCGATCCGAGCGCTTTCACCCGCGCTTTCCGCGCGACGCACGGTCGGGCGCCTCGCAATCTGGAGGCCTAAACCGCGATGAAGAAATTGCGACAAAACATCCCTCTCCATCATCTGCCTTCCAATTTTCCGCCTCACCGGCTATGCATGCCGTCACATTCTGACCTTCTGCCTTACCCCCTGGTTCCTTGGATTATCGCTGCCGCTCCCGACGCGGGGCGCGGCTTGCTTCAATACTGACAGGTGTTAAATGCACAATAAAAACGCGTCTCTAACCCGTGTCGAGCGATCGCTGGCGCCGGATGAGTTGATCGTCACCAAGACGGATGCCTCCGGAAAAATCCGTTACGCGAACCGCACATTCTACAAGTTCGCCGGTTACACGCCCGCCGAATGCATCGGCGCCCAGCACAACATCATCCGGCACCCGGAAATGCCGCGCACGGTATTCAAACTGTTGTGGGACACCATCAAGGGCGGAGACGAGATCTTCGCCTATGTGAACAACCGGGCAAAGAACGGCGATCACTACTGGGTCCTCGCCCATGTCACCCCGAACTGGGGTGCGAACAAGTCGATCATCGGCTACCACAGTAACCGGCGCGCGCCGAACAGTGATGTGATCCGCGAGCATATCCAGCCGCTCTACACCCAACTTCTCAAGATAGAACGCAGCGCCGGCAGCCCGAAGGATGCCCTGGCCGCAGGCGAAAAGCATGTCCTCGATCTTCTTCGCTCGAAGGACATGTCATTCAACGAGCTCATGTTTGCATTGGGGGTTTAGATGTTCGGATCAGCCAGCAGCAAGGACGTCAAGGCCGCCATTCCCGTCCTAAAGAAGCTCGTAAAAGGTGATTTCAATCAGCGGATCACCCAGATCTCCGGAAACTCCGAGACTGCGGAACTGCTCCATCTGGTCAACGATCTCGTCGATCGCTGCGACTCCTACCTCCGGGAATCCGCAGCCTGCATGTCCCATGTCAGCGAGAACAAGTACTACCGCAAGATCATCGAGACCGGGATGCAGGGAGACTTCCTGAATGCGTCCCGCTCGGTCAACAGCGCCCTTTCCTCGATGGACAAGCGCGTCCAGGATTTTTCCGGCGCGACCGCCGCTTTCGAGGCGACCGTTCAGAGCATCGTCGAGACTGTCGCCTCCGCGTCGACCGAGCTGATGTCCTCTTCTGAATCGATGCAGAATATCGCTTCCGATACGAGCGAGAGAGCGACATCCGTCGCTGCCGCCGCCGAGGAAGCCTCGGTCAATGTCCAGTCCGTTGCCTCTGCCTCGGAGCAGCTTTCGTCCTCGATCACGGAAATCAGCCAGCAGGTCTCGCACGCCTCAAGCGTCGCCAACGACGCCGCCGAGCTGACGGGACAGGTGACCCAGCGCGTTGACAGCCTGGAACAGGCAACAGCGAACATCGTCGGCTCCCTCAAGATCATCAGCGAGATCGCCGAGCAGACCAACCTGCTTGCGCTCAACGCCACCATCGAGGCCGCGCGGGCCGGGGAAGCCGGGAAAGGCTTTGCCGTGGTCGCGAACGAGGTCAAGGCGCTGGCCAACCAGACCAGCGGGGCGACTGAGGAGATCAACGGCTTCGTCCGGAGTATCGAGGAGGCGAGTAAACATACCATCACGGGTATTCGCGAAATCTCGACCCAGGTAAACACGATCAGCGAAGCGAATGCAGCCGTTTCAGCCGCTGTGGAAGAACAATCCGCCGCAACCCGGGAAA includes:
- a CDS encoding GlxA family transcriptional regulator, with amino-acid sequence MPIWINQSDGTQEIAVLLFNRFSNYCLANTVEPMRAANDALGRTAYRWRLLSLDGEPVTSSSGMQLMPDGKLSDVPGGDALFILPSYAYRTFGTPACLDALRAAARRFETLAGLDAGSWLLAEAGLLNGYSATIHFDEFDRFSERFPEVTARRERWIVDRDRMSAGGATTAFELMQHLIASTHGAAVSIEIAGLFMQGDESAGARGGPTPGDRRVQRALTVMRGNLETPLSVADLARAAGCRQRDLEVRFRRAFGATPRTVYRQLRMAEALRLVRDGDLSIAEISLRCGYSDPSAFTRAFRATHGRAPRNLEA
- a CDS encoding methyl-accepting chemotaxis protein, producing the protein MFGSASSKDVKAAIPVLKKLVKGDFNQRITQISGNSETAELLHLVNDLVDRCDSYLRESAACMSHVSENKYYRKIIETGMQGDFLNASRSVNSALSSMDKRVQDFSGATAAFEATVQSIVETVASASTELMSSSESMQNIASDTSERATSVAAAAEEASVNVQSVASASEQLSSSITEISQQVSHASSVANDAAELTGQVTQRVDSLEQATANIVGSLKIISEIAEQTNLLALNATIEAARAGEAGKGFAVVANEVKALANQTSGATEEINGFVRSIEEASKHTITGIREISTQVNTISEANAAVSAAVEEQSAATREIAGNIEQASAGTSEVTENITAVTASAQETNRTAHEVNGAASELSEQAESLRSVVGDFLNRVRTVV
- a CDS encoding acetate--CoA ligase family protein, with product MSSALERLLRPQSIAVIGGGAWCANVVAECRKIGFEGALWPIHPKRVEIAGAPTYASIADLPDAPDATFIGINRHATVDAVAELSEMGAGGAVCFASGFREADRETGDGAALQEKLLEVAGDMVLLGPNCYGLINYLDGAALWPDLHGGKPVDRGVAIVAQSSNIAINLTMQRRGLPLAYVVTVGNQAQTGFAEVGMCLLDDPRVTALGLYIEGVGDLRAFETLSEKARTLGKPIVALKVGRSEEARTGAVSHTASLAGSDAGASALLERLGIAEIRSLPALLESLKLLHVTGPLPSNRIASMSCSGGEASLMADTGLSRGVVYPPLEDGQRADLAESLGAKVTLANPLDYHTYIWGDEAAIERTFTAMMQGGSLALGIVVLDFPKVELGGAAEWDQVIRAVHKTMTNSGKPMAIVASLPENLPEKVAETLFDLGIVPFTGMDEALTAIAAAAWLGADHVRAEPLLLPGVPEHLRTYAEREAKDALAHHGLSVPKSIEASDAESAVTAAGEIGFPLVLKGLGIAHKTEAGAVRIGLTSTEEVRAAADAMPTEQFLVERMVSGAVAELLVGVTLDPAHGYLLTLAAGGVQTEILKDSVTLLLPASDTEIEAALDRLRIAPLLDGYRGAPPADRAAIVAAVRAVQDFVAAQDGRVSEVEINPLLCLPEGAVAVDALIRMGDDNE
- a CDS encoding carnitinyl-CoA dehydratase, which codes for MSEGPIKTRRDGHVLEVTLDRPKANAIDLATSRIMGDTFAAFRDDPELRVCIVTGAGEKFFCPGWDLKAAAAGDEVDGDYGVGGFGGLQELRGLNKPVIAAVNGICCGGGLELALSADIILAADHATFALPEIRSGTVADAATVKLPKRIPYHIAMEMLFTGRWIEVEEAARWGLVNHVYPSASLMDEARALAKHLADGPPLVFSAIKEIVREAEDMTFQDAMNRITKRQFETVDRLYSSEDNREGYTAFAEGRDPVWKGR
- a CDS encoding PAS domain-containing protein gives rise to the protein MHNKNASLTRVERSLAPDELIVTKTDASGKIRYANRTFYKFAGYTPAECIGAQHNIIRHPEMPRTVFKLLWDTIKGGDEIFAYVNNRAKNGDHYWVLAHVTPNWGANKSIIGYHSNRRAPNSDVIREHIQPLYTQLLKIERSAGSPKDALAAGEKHVLDLLRSKDMSFNELMFALGV
- a CDS encoding 3-keto-5-aminohexanoate cleavage protein, with amino-acid sequence MPLDMNREVFITCAVTGSGGTQDRSPHVPRSPQQIAESAIAAAKAGAAVVHCHVRDPETGAPARDLKLYRELTDRIRDSEVDVVLNLTSGMGGDLVFGSPSQPLPLIEGTDMIGAEERVAHIAECLPELCTLDCGTMNFAEKDYVMTNTPGMLEAMGSMMTKLGVKPEIEAFDTGHLWLAKKLVDDGVLESPALVQLCMGVPWGAPDDLNTLMAMVNNVPADWNWSAFALGRHQMPYVAASVLAGGNVRVGLEDNLWLAKGQLATNAQLVEKAVTIIENLGATVIGPDAVRKKLGLVKRAPK
- a CDS encoding acyl-CoA dehydrogenase family protein — encoded protein: MHFGLTEEQEMIVSTVRGFVENEIYPHEAEVERTGEVRPELAEAIKQKTLDLGFYASNFPESVGGGGLSHLEFALVERELGRGSMALTHFFGRPQNILMACKGDQIERYLTPAVKGERMDALAMTEPGAGSDVRGMTCAAKRDGGDWVLNGSKHFISGADHADFIIVFVATGEDDTPRGPKKRITTFLVDRGTPGFTIRDGYKSVSHRGYKNMILEFDDCRLPDAQVLGEVDGGFEVMNEWLYATRITVATMAVGRARRCFDMGLAYAAERKQFGQAIGKFQGISFQLADMITEIDAADWLTLASAWRLDQGLPANREIASAKVYASEMLARVTDATLQIYGGMGLMDDFPIERFWRDARVERIWDGTSEIQRHIISRELLRPLGA
- a CDS encoding carnitine 3-dehydrogenase, encoding MSTARKTAAIIGGGVIGGAWAARFLLNGWDVRLFDPDAEAERKMAEVLGNARHALPMLYETALPAEGALSHVETIADAVTGVDWIQESVPERLDLKHKVFAEIEAATGVQTPIGSSTSGFKPSELGEGAVNPGRIFVAHPFNPVYLLPLIEVVPGPGADLGVIEKAEGLLRSVGCYPLRVRAEIDAHIADRFLEAVWREALWLVKDGVATTEEIDNAIRYGFGLRWAQMGLFETYRIAGGEAGMAHFIAQFGPCLQWPWTKLMDVPELTDDLVKQIADQSDAQSGALSIRELERLRDNNLVAMMRALKGQGAAVGKLIAEHEDTLAKPAAEGALVRSVDRIVPVDWTDYNGHMNESRYGQVFSDAADAMMKLVGADAAYIDSGKSYFTVDSRIRYLNETLAGQRIHVDSQVLEGKGKKYRVFHRMKNETGEELATGEQLMIHVDLTTRSSSVPDASVLEKLEALAATHAKLPQPDPSEVL